A genomic window from Prunus persica cultivar Lovell chromosome G2, Prunus_persica_NCBIv2, whole genome shotgun sequence includes:
- the LOC109947725 gene encoding uncharacterized protein LOC109947725, which produces MPLPWWFCENTCSQSDDLKSVLSDFTLPTDSDQPRDWLTILKNVERLETMDEEVLTEICGYLELRTYEDAYIIQKDKLIEMMFFIMRGVVSVTDGSSKHYRNEGGRPNHSGDDLIEHWLQSKSTSVPAKLPTSPFSFWAIGEVEVLVLKAEDMAKVQPGDHIR; this is translated from the exons ATGCCCCTACCATGGTGGTTCTGTGAAAATACTTGCTCTCAAAGCGACGACTTGAAGAGTGTACTCTCTGATTTCACCCTCCCTACAGATTCCGATCAGCCTCGGGACTGGTTGACCATCCTAAAGAAT GTGGAAAGGCTTGAGACTATGGATGAGGAAGTTTTGACAGAAATATGTGGGTATCTTGAGCTCAGAACTTATGAAGATGCGTACATTATTCAAAAGGATAAACTAATCGAAATGATGTTCTTCATCATGAGAGGAGTTGTGTCAGTGACAGACGGGAGCTCGAAACATTACCGCAATGAAGGAGGACGTCCAAATCACAGTGGAGATGACCTCATAGAACATTGGCTACAATCTAAATCTACCAGCGTTCCTGCCAAATTGCCCACCTCTCCTTTTAGTTTTTGGGCCATTGGTGAAGTTGAAGTTCTGGTTCTTAAGGCCGAGGACATGGCAAAGGTTCAGCCTGGTGATCATATTCGTTAG
- the LOC18787509 gene encoding cyclic nucleotide-gated ion channel 17 isoform X3, whose translation MAATEVNVASIADDPNSKTITENSAPKYVQKWNFMFITSCVFAVSLDPLFLYVPILNYDMKCLRLDNNLKITALVSRSVTDLFYIANIVFQVYRYKICSNLIKLFLPGSWSSKLAELRKIWQSYIIVDILAILPLPQVIILIFFSKMRASRSLRKLMNFLVMVQYVPRVLRIYLSCKKSKKPFKGHTALWVKGLLNFFLYILASHVLGAFWYFFAVQRMTSCWQHSGILWSTNYPLKFSNSFCWGLRNLSSLASNLEPSSNTWEILFVACISIIGLLLFVYLIGNLQTYVLLDTERLESHRRKMRLERKMKAKGRDVELWLSKNGTPLRRKPDIMEKVRLELEENWDIDVDQEILSILPRELQDYIETCKPLSRLKNVEVPPFRNMDEQVLIEISKHLKPRSYTNNQIIIKEDQPLEMMLFVVDGRVIIKKKDCSSKFQRRAGHLYGEKLLVWPSWTSFHEGTRPLATESVQAIDDVEALVLLASDMVSIRSRFRSDFDKLKMSLSQSQQTDSHWELLTCDKVTMLQQVPKLRDMDKQVLKAMSEHLQSNVYGHNVNIVQEYRPLNMMFFVTRGKVINDETGRAGNIFGEELVEWVLDKSFPEILPLSTCTAKVDSNDAEFLVLTAEVLKSLASDNFVSHFSKIASPLDLFTFVRLTRLKKVEIFREMDKQVLEAISERLYTMTYPFANTPIIPEKKQLKMMFFVVRGVVNIKSDSTIEGPKTCQMGGFYGEELAHWVTTWVSHSSFPAKLPLPTGSAVSGPHGTVEILALSADDLKSVLSKFRSNFTSESTLLTYSQSESLTRDPLTIVKNVERLKTMDEKVLKEICEHLRPRKYEDEDIIQLNKPMEMMFFIVKGVVAVTNEYWKHYRNEAERSNHSGDDLIEYWARSKYTVFFAELPLSPFSFRAIGEVEVLVLMANDLAKVQPRRSAPIIDCSIIQVY comes from the exons ATGGCGGCTACGGAAGTGAACGTTGCAAG CATTGCAGATGACCCGAATTCAAAGACGATAACGGAAAATTCTGCcccgaaatatgtacaaaaGTGGAATTTCATGTTTATAACATCATGTGTGTTTGCCGTTTCACTGGATCCTTTGTTCCTCTACGTTCCTATCCTTAACTACGATATGAAGTGTCTGAGGTTGGACAACAACTTGAAGATTACAGCTCTTGTCTCACGATCGGTCACAGATCTGTTTTATATAGCAAATATTGTCTTTCAAGTTTACAGATATAAGATTTGTTCAAACTTAATCAAACTATTTCTTCCCGGAAGTTGGTCGTCCAAGTTAGCTGAACTAAGGAAGATATGGCAGTCATACATCATAGTTGACATTTTAGCTATTCTTCCTCTTCCACAG GTGAtaattctcattttcttttcaaaaatgaGGGCCTCAAGATCTTTAAGGAAGCTTATGAACTTTCTTGTTATGGTGCAATATGTACCACGAGTTCTTCGCATCTACTTGTCATgcaagaaatccaaaaaaCCTTTCAAAGGACATACCGCATTATGGGTTAAAGGTTTACTCAATTTTTTCCTATACATCCTTGCTAGTCAT GTACTTGGAGCTTTTTGGTACTTTTTTGCTGTTCAACGAATGACAAGTTGCTGGCAACAT TCGGGAATATTGTGGTCAACAAACTATCCACTGAAGTTTTCGAACAGTTTTTGTTGGGGCTTGCGGAATTTGAG TTCTCTTGCTTCAAATCTTGAGCCGAGCTCCAATACATGGGAAATCCTCTTTGTGGCTTGTATTTCTATAATCGGCTTGCTACTATTTGTATATCTCATTGGGAATTTGCAG ACATATGTGCTGTTAGATACTGAAAGATTAGAGTCGCACAGACGCAAGATGAGACTTGAACGGAAGATGAAAGCAAAAGGCCGAGATGTAGAATTATGGTTATCTAAAAATGGCACTCCCCTGCGTAGAAAGCCGGATATCATGGAAAAGGTACGACTAGAACTTGAAGAAAACTGGGATATTGATGTGGATCAGGAAATCCTCTCTATTCTTCCCCGGGAACTTCAAGACTATATCGAAACTTGCAAGCCCTTGAGTAGGCTGAAGAATGTAGAG GTGCCACCATTTCGAAACATGGATGAACAAGTTTTGATAGAAATCTCAAAGCATCTTAAGCCCAGGAGTTATACTAATAATCAAATCATTATTAAAGAGGATCAACCACTTGAAATGATGCTTTTTGTCGTGGACGGACGTGTAatcattaaaaagaaagattgtTCCAGTAAGTTCCAACGACGTGCCGGACATCTGTATGGAGAGAAACTTCTAGTTTGGCCATCATGGACGTCCTTCCATGAGGGGACAAGACCTTTAGCAACCGAGTCTGTTCAGGCCATTGATGATGTTGAAGCCCTTGTTCTCTTGGCCAGCGACATGGTCAGTATACGCTCTAGATTCAGGTCAGATTTCGATAAGTTGAAGATGAGTCTCAGTCAAAGTCAACAAACGGATTCGCATTGGGAGCTTTTGACTTGTGACAAGGTGACAATGCTACAACAA GTGCCGAAGCTTCGAGACATGGATAAACAAGTGTTGAAAGCAATGTCTGAACATCTTCAATCGAACGTCTATGGACACAACGTCAACATTGTTCAAGAGTACCGACCACTTAACATGATGTTCTTCGTCACGAGGGGAAAGGTAATAAATGATGAGACCGGTCGTGCAGGAAATATTTTTGGAGAAGAACTTGTTGAGTGGGTACTGGATAAGTCTTTTCCTGAGATACTACCCTTGTCGACCTGTACTGCTAAAGTAGACTCAAACGATGCTGAATTCCTCGTTCTAACGGCAGAAGTCTTGAAGAGTTTAGCCTCTGATAACTTCGTGTCACATTTCAGCAAGATCGCCTCTCCGTTAGatctttttacttttgttcGGTTGACTAGGCTAAAGAAA GTGGAAATATTTCGAGAAATGGACAAACAAGTGTTAGAAGCAATCTCTGAGCGTCTATACACCATGACCTACCCTTTTGCAAACACCCCTATCATTCCAGAGAAAAAACAACTTAAAATGATGTTCTTCGTTGTGCGCGGAGTTGTAAACATTAAAAGCGATAGCACTATTGAAGGGCCAAAAACCTGTCAAATGGGAGGTTTCTATGGAGAAGAACTTGCACATTGGGTCACAACTTGGGTATCACATAGCTCCTTTCCTGCCAAACTACCTTTGCCAACTGGTTCTGCGGTAAGCGGGCCCCATGGTACTGTTGAAATCCTTGCTCTCAGTGCCGACGACTTGAAGAGTGTACTCTCAAAATTCAGATCGAATTTCACCAGTGAGAGCACCCTCCTTACATATTCTCAGTCGGAGTCTTTGACTCGGGACCCATTGACTATAGTTAAGAAT GTGGAAAGACTTAAAACTATGGATGAGAAAGTGTTGAAAGAAATATGTGAGCATCTTAGGCCCAGAAAGTATGAAGATGAGGACATTATTCAACTGAATAAACCAATGGAAATGATGTTCTTCATCGTGAAGGGAGTTGTTGCGGTGACAAACGAATACTGGAAACATTACCGCAATGAAGCAGAACGTTCAAATCACAGTGGAGACGACCTTATAGAATATTGGGCGCGATCTAAATATACCGTCTTTTTTGCCGAGTTGCCCTTATCTCCTTTTAGTTTTCGGGCCATTGGTGAAGTTGAAGTTCTGGTTCTTATGGCTAATGACCTGGCTAAGGTTCAGCCTCGTCGAAGTGCACCTATAATCGATTGTTCAATTATTCAAGTTTATTAG
- the LOC18787509 gene encoding cyclic nucleotide-gated ion channel 1 isoform X1: MAATEVNVASIADDPNSKTITENSAPKYVQKWNFMFITSCVFAVSLDPLFLYVPILNYDMKCLRLDNNLKITALVSRSVTDLFYIANIVFQVYRYKICSNLIKLFLPGSWSSKLAELRKIWQSYIIVDILAILPLPQVIILIFFSKMRASRSLRKLMNFLVMVQYVPRVLRIYLSCKKSKKPFKGHTALWVKGLLNFFLYILASHVLGAFWYFFAVQRMTSCWQHVCQYENGCGPSTFNCHDHHTLRNITVLDNLCPINSSNTTLFDFGIYLSVLQSGILWSTNYPLKFSNSFCWGLRNLSSLASNLEPSSNTWEILFVACISIIGLLLFVYLIGNLQTYVLLDTERLESHRRKMRLERKMKAKGRDVELWLSKNGTPLRRKPDIMEKVRLELEENWDIDVDQEILSILPRELQDYIETCKPLSRLKNVEVPPFRNMDEQVLIEISKHLKPRSYTNNQIIIKEDQPLEMMLFVVDGRVIIKKKDCSSKFQRRAGHLYGEKLLVWPSWTSFHEGTRPLATESVQAIDDVEALVLLASDMVSIRSRFRSDFDKLKMSLSQSQQTDSHWELLTCDKVTMLQQVPKLRDMDKQVLKAMSEHLQSNVYGHNVNIVQEYRPLNMMFFVTRGKVINDETGRAGNIFGEELVEWVLDKSFPEILPLSTCTAKVDSNDAEFLVLTAEVLKSLASDNFVSHFSKIASPLDLFTFVRLTRLKKVEIFREMDKQVLEAISERLYTMTYPFANTPIIPEKKQLKMMFFVVRGVVNIKSDSTIEGPKTCQMGGFYGEELAHWVTTWVSHSSFPAKLPLPTGSAVSGPHGTVEILALSADDLKSVLSKFRSNFTSESTLLTYSQSESLTRDPLTIVKNVERLKTMDEKVLKEICEHLRPRKYEDEDIIQLNKPMEMMFFIVKGVVAVTNEYWKHYRNEAERSNHSGDDLIEYWARSKYTVFFAELPLSPFSFRAIGEVEVLVLMANDLAKVQPRRSAPIIDCSIIQVY; encoded by the exons ATGGCGGCTACGGAAGTGAACGTTGCAAG CATTGCAGATGACCCGAATTCAAAGACGATAACGGAAAATTCTGCcccgaaatatgtacaaaaGTGGAATTTCATGTTTATAACATCATGTGTGTTTGCCGTTTCACTGGATCCTTTGTTCCTCTACGTTCCTATCCTTAACTACGATATGAAGTGTCTGAGGTTGGACAACAACTTGAAGATTACAGCTCTTGTCTCACGATCGGTCACAGATCTGTTTTATATAGCAAATATTGTCTTTCAAGTTTACAGATATAAGATTTGTTCAAACTTAATCAAACTATTTCTTCCCGGAAGTTGGTCGTCCAAGTTAGCTGAACTAAGGAAGATATGGCAGTCATACATCATAGTTGACATTTTAGCTATTCTTCCTCTTCCACAG GTGAtaattctcattttcttttcaaaaatgaGGGCCTCAAGATCTTTAAGGAAGCTTATGAACTTTCTTGTTATGGTGCAATATGTACCACGAGTTCTTCGCATCTACTTGTCATgcaagaaatccaaaaaaCCTTTCAAAGGACATACCGCATTATGGGTTAAAGGTTTACTCAATTTTTTCCTATACATCCTTGCTAGTCAT GTACTTGGAGCTTTTTGGTACTTTTTTGCTGTTCAACGAATGACAAGTTGCTGGCAACATGTATGTCAATATGAAAATGGATGTGGCCCTAGTACTTTTAACTGTCATGATCACCATACATTGAGAAATATTACGGTTCTAGATAATTTATGCCCTATAAATTCATCAAATACAACTCTCTTTGATTTTGGTATATATCTAAGTGTCCTTCAGTCGGGAATATTGTGGTCAACAAACTATCCACTGAAGTTTTCGAACAGTTTTTGTTGGGGCTTGCGGAATTTGAG TTCTCTTGCTTCAAATCTTGAGCCGAGCTCCAATACATGGGAAATCCTCTTTGTGGCTTGTATTTCTATAATCGGCTTGCTACTATTTGTATATCTCATTGGGAATTTGCAG ACATATGTGCTGTTAGATACTGAAAGATTAGAGTCGCACAGACGCAAGATGAGACTTGAACGGAAGATGAAAGCAAAAGGCCGAGATGTAGAATTATGGTTATCTAAAAATGGCACTCCCCTGCGTAGAAAGCCGGATATCATGGAAAAGGTACGACTAGAACTTGAAGAAAACTGGGATATTGATGTGGATCAGGAAATCCTCTCTATTCTTCCCCGGGAACTTCAAGACTATATCGAAACTTGCAAGCCCTTGAGTAGGCTGAAGAATGTAGAG GTGCCACCATTTCGAAACATGGATGAACAAGTTTTGATAGAAATCTCAAAGCATCTTAAGCCCAGGAGTTATACTAATAATCAAATCATTATTAAAGAGGATCAACCACTTGAAATGATGCTTTTTGTCGTGGACGGACGTGTAatcattaaaaagaaagattgtTCCAGTAAGTTCCAACGACGTGCCGGACATCTGTATGGAGAGAAACTTCTAGTTTGGCCATCATGGACGTCCTTCCATGAGGGGACAAGACCTTTAGCAACCGAGTCTGTTCAGGCCATTGATGATGTTGAAGCCCTTGTTCTCTTGGCCAGCGACATGGTCAGTATACGCTCTAGATTCAGGTCAGATTTCGATAAGTTGAAGATGAGTCTCAGTCAAAGTCAACAAACGGATTCGCATTGGGAGCTTTTGACTTGTGACAAGGTGACAATGCTACAACAA GTGCCGAAGCTTCGAGACATGGATAAACAAGTGTTGAAAGCAATGTCTGAACATCTTCAATCGAACGTCTATGGACACAACGTCAACATTGTTCAAGAGTACCGACCACTTAACATGATGTTCTTCGTCACGAGGGGAAAGGTAATAAATGATGAGACCGGTCGTGCAGGAAATATTTTTGGAGAAGAACTTGTTGAGTGGGTACTGGATAAGTCTTTTCCTGAGATACTACCCTTGTCGACCTGTACTGCTAAAGTAGACTCAAACGATGCTGAATTCCTCGTTCTAACGGCAGAAGTCTTGAAGAGTTTAGCCTCTGATAACTTCGTGTCACATTTCAGCAAGATCGCCTCTCCGTTAGatctttttacttttgttcGGTTGACTAGGCTAAAGAAA GTGGAAATATTTCGAGAAATGGACAAACAAGTGTTAGAAGCAATCTCTGAGCGTCTATACACCATGACCTACCCTTTTGCAAACACCCCTATCATTCCAGAGAAAAAACAACTTAAAATGATGTTCTTCGTTGTGCGCGGAGTTGTAAACATTAAAAGCGATAGCACTATTGAAGGGCCAAAAACCTGTCAAATGGGAGGTTTCTATGGAGAAGAACTTGCACATTGGGTCACAACTTGGGTATCACATAGCTCCTTTCCTGCCAAACTACCTTTGCCAACTGGTTCTGCGGTAAGCGGGCCCCATGGTACTGTTGAAATCCTTGCTCTCAGTGCCGACGACTTGAAGAGTGTACTCTCAAAATTCAGATCGAATTTCACCAGTGAGAGCACCCTCCTTACATATTCTCAGTCGGAGTCTTTGACTCGGGACCCATTGACTATAGTTAAGAAT GTGGAAAGACTTAAAACTATGGATGAGAAAGTGTTGAAAGAAATATGTGAGCATCTTAGGCCCAGAAAGTATGAAGATGAGGACATTATTCAACTGAATAAACCAATGGAAATGATGTTCTTCATCGTGAAGGGAGTTGTTGCGGTGACAAACGAATACTGGAAACATTACCGCAATGAAGCAGAACGTTCAAATCACAGTGGAGACGACCTTATAGAATATTGGGCGCGATCTAAATATACCGTCTTTTTTGCCGAGTTGCCCTTATCTCCTTTTAGTTTTCGGGCCATTGGTGAAGTTGAAGTTCTGGTTCTTATGGCTAATGACCTGGCTAAGGTTCAGCCTCGTCGAAGTGCACCTATAATCGATTGTTCAATTATTCAAGTTTATTAG
- the LOC18787509 gene encoding cyclic nucleotide-gated ion channel 17 isoform X2, with product MAATEVNVASIADDPNSKTITENSAPKYVQKWNFMFITSCVFAVSLDPLFLYVPILNYDMKCLRYKICSNLIKLFLPGSWSSKLAELRKIWQSYIIVDILAILPLPQVIILIFFSKMRASRSLRKLMNFLVMVQYVPRVLRIYLSCKKSKKPFKGHTALWVKGLLNFFLYILASHVLGAFWYFFAVQRMTSCWQHVCQYENGCGPSTFNCHDHHTLRNITVLDNLCPINSSNTTLFDFGIYLSVLQSGILWSTNYPLKFSNSFCWGLRNLSSLASNLEPSSNTWEILFVACISIIGLLLFVYLIGNLQTYVLLDTERLESHRRKMRLERKMKAKGRDVELWLSKNGTPLRRKPDIMEKVRLELEENWDIDVDQEILSILPRELQDYIETCKPLSRLKNVEVPPFRNMDEQVLIEISKHLKPRSYTNNQIIIKEDQPLEMMLFVVDGRVIIKKKDCSSKFQRRAGHLYGEKLLVWPSWTSFHEGTRPLATESVQAIDDVEALVLLASDMVSIRSRFRSDFDKLKMSLSQSQQTDSHWELLTCDKVTMLQQVPKLRDMDKQVLKAMSEHLQSNVYGHNVNIVQEYRPLNMMFFVTRGKVINDETGRAGNIFGEELVEWVLDKSFPEILPLSTCTAKVDSNDAEFLVLTAEVLKSLASDNFVSHFSKIASPLDLFTFVRLTRLKKVEIFREMDKQVLEAISERLYTMTYPFANTPIIPEKKQLKMMFFVVRGVVNIKSDSTIEGPKTCQMGGFYGEELAHWVTTWVSHSSFPAKLPLPTGSAVSGPHGTVEILALSADDLKSVLSKFRSNFTSESTLLTYSQSESLTRDPLTIVKNVERLKTMDEKVLKEICEHLRPRKYEDEDIIQLNKPMEMMFFIVKGVVAVTNEYWKHYRNEAERSNHSGDDLIEYWARSKYTVFFAELPLSPFSFRAIGEVEVLVLMANDLAKVQPRRSAPIIDCSIIQVY from the exons ATGGCGGCTACGGAAGTGAACGTTGCAAG CATTGCAGATGACCCGAATTCAAAGACGATAACGGAAAATTCTGCcccgaaatatgtacaaaaGTGGAATTTCATGTTTATAACATCATGTGTGTTTGCCGTTTCACTGGATCCTTTGTTCCTCTACGTTCCTATCCTTAACTACGATATGAAGTGTCTGAG ATATAAGATTTGTTCAAACTTAATCAAACTATTTCTTCCCGGAAGTTGGTCGTCCAAGTTAGCTGAACTAAGGAAGATATGGCAGTCATACATCATAGTTGACATTTTAGCTATTCTTCCTCTTCCACAG GTGAtaattctcattttcttttcaaaaatgaGGGCCTCAAGATCTTTAAGGAAGCTTATGAACTTTCTTGTTATGGTGCAATATGTACCACGAGTTCTTCGCATCTACTTGTCATgcaagaaatccaaaaaaCCTTTCAAAGGACATACCGCATTATGGGTTAAAGGTTTACTCAATTTTTTCCTATACATCCTTGCTAGTCAT GTACTTGGAGCTTTTTGGTACTTTTTTGCTGTTCAACGAATGACAAGTTGCTGGCAACATGTATGTCAATATGAAAATGGATGTGGCCCTAGTACTTTTAACTGTCATGATCACCATACATTGAGAAATATTACGGTTCTAGATAATTTATGCCCTATAAATTCATCAAATACAACTCTCTTTGATTTTGGTATATATCTAAGTGTCCTTCAGTCGGGAATATTGTGGTCAACAAACTATCCACTGAAGTTTTCGAACAGTTTTTGTTGGGGCTTGCGGAATTTGAG TTCTCTTGCTTCAAATCTTGAGCCGAGCTCCAATACATGGGAAATCCTCTTTGTGGCTTGTATTTCTATAATCGGCTTGCTACTATTTGTATATCTCATTGGGAATTTGCAG ACATATGTGCTGTTAGATACTGAAAGATTAGAGTCGCACAGACGCAAGATGAGACTTGAACGGAAGATGAAAGCAAAAGGCCGAGATGTAGAATTATGGTTATCTAAAAATGGCACTCCCCTGCGTAGAAAGCCGGATATCATGGAAAAGGTACGACTAGAACTTGAAGAAAACTGGGATATTGATGTGGATCAGGAAATCCTCTCTATTCTTCCCCGGGAACTTCAAGACTATATCGAAACTTGCAAGCCCTTGAGTAGGCTGAAGAATGTAGAG GTGCCACCATTTCGAAACATGGATGAACAAGTTTTGATAGAAATCTCAAAGCATCTTAAGCCCAGGAGTTATACTAATAATCAAATCATTATTAAAGAGGATCAACCACTTGAAATGATGCTTTTTGTCGTGGACGGACGTGTAatcattaaaaagaaagattgtTCCAGTAAGTTCCAACGACGTGCCGGACATCTGTATGGAGAGAAACTTCTAGTTTGGCCATCATGGACGTCCTTCCATGAGGGGACAAGACCTTTAGCAACCGAGTCTGTTCAGGCCATTGATGATGTTGAAGCCCTTGTTCTCTTGGCCAGCGACATGGTCAGTATACGCTCTAGATTCAGGTCAGATTTCGATAAGTTGAAGATGAGTCTCAGTCAAAGTCAACAAACGGATTCGCATTGGGAGCTTTTGACTTGTGACAAGGTGACAATGCTACAACAA GTGCCGAAGCTTCGAGACATGGATAAACAAGTGTTGAAAGCAATGTCTGAACATCTTCAATCGAACGTCTATGGACACAACGTCAACATTGTTCAAGAGTACCGACCACTTAACATGATGTTCTTCGTCACGAGGGGAAAGGTAATAAATGATGAGACCGGTCGTGCAGGAAATATTTTTGGAGAAGAACTTGTTGAGTGGGTACTGGATAAGTCTTTTCCTGAGATACTACCCTTGTCGACCTGTACTGCTAAAGTAGACTCAAACGATGCTGAATTCCTCGTTCTAACGGCAGAAGTCTTGAAGAGTTTAGCCTCTGATAACTTCGTGTCACATTTCAGCAAGATCGCCTCTCCGTTAGatctttttacttttgttcGGTTGACTAGGCTAAAGAAA GTGGAAATATTTCGAGAAATGGACAAACAAGTGTTAGAAGCAATCTCTGAGCGTCTATACACCATGACCTACCCTTTTGCAAACACCCCTATCATTCCAGAGAAAAAACAACTTAAAATGATGTTCTTCGTTGTGCGCGGAGTTGTAAACATTAAAAGCGATAGCACTATTGAAGGGCCAAAAACCTGTCAAATGGGAGGTTTCTATGGAGAAGAACTTGCACATTGGGTCACAACTTGGGTATCACATAGCTCCTTTCCTGCCAAACTACCTTTGCCAACTGGTTCTGCGGTAAGCGGGCCCCATGGTACTGTTGAAATCCTTGCTCTCAGTGCCGACGACTTGAAGAGTGTACTCTCAAAATTCAGATCGAATTTCACCAGTGAGAGCACCCTCCTTACATATTCTCAGTCGGAGTCTTTGACTCGGGACCCATTGACTATAGTTAAGAAT GTGGAAAGACTTAAAACTATGGATGAGAAAGTGTTGAAAGAAATATGTGAGCATCTTAGGCCCAGAAAGTATGAAGATGAGGACATTATTCAACTGAATAAACCAATGGAAATGATGTTCTTCATCGTGAAGGGAGTTGTTGCGGTGACAAACGAATACTGGAAACATTACCGCAATGAAGCAGAACGTTCAAATCACAGTGGAGACGACCTTATAGAATATTGGGCGCGATCTAAATATACCGTCTTTTTTGCCGAGTTGCCCTTATCTCCTTTTAGTTTTCGGGCCATTGGTGAAGTTGAAGTTCTGGTTCTTATGGCTAATGACCTGGCTAAGGTTCAGCCTCGTCGAAGTGCACCTATAATCGATTGTTCAATTATTCAAGTTTATTAG